In Vigna angularis cultivar LongXiaoDou No.4 chromosome 8, ASM1680809v1, whole genome shotgun sequence, one DNA window encodes the following:
- the LOC108344690 gene encoding MLO-like protein 6 isoform X1 encodes MSSKVYERTLEETPTWAVAVVCFVLLAVSIAIEHLIHGIGKWFKKKQKNALFEALEKVKGELMVLGFISLLLSVLQDQISKICVSKHVASTWHPCENPKSSTTSEDESEDIQINFRKLLQLYDSIPRRVLATKGYDKCAEKDKVAFVSAYGIHQLHIFIFVLAIFHILQCIITLGLGRTKMRKWRAWENETKTIEYQFYNDPERFRFARDTTFGRRHLNPWSQSTISLSIVSFFRQFFGSVNKVDYLTLRHGFIRAHLAPGSDARFDFQKYIERSLEEDFKTVVGISPVIWFFAVLFLLTNTHGWYSYYWLPFIPFVIILIVGAKLQMIITKMGLRITDRGEVVKGAPLVEPGDDLFWFNRPRLLLFLIHLVLFQNAFQLAFFSWSTYEFSLHSCFHETTADIVIRLTMGVIIQVLCSYVTLPLYALVTQMGSTMKPTIFNQRVASALKNWHNTAKKQVKNSKPTTPFSSRPSTPTYGMSPMHLLQKHLAGRSDSAQTSPRTSNYENEQWDIEGSPSKSNHAAGEETQMQVMESGSSSVPELPTSSQLEIRVSSSEFSFEKRHHGAETRSEDDSFY; translated from the exons ATGTCATCCAAAGTTTATGAGCGAACTCTTGAGGAAACTCCAACATGGGCTGTTGCAGTTGTGTGTTTTGTGCTGCTTGCTGTTTCAATCGCCATAGAACATCTTATTCATGGTATTGGAAAG TGGttcaagaagaaacaaaaaaatgctCTATTCGAAGCGTTGGAGAAGGTCAAAGGAG AGCTTATGGTGCTAGGATTCATATCCTTGCTCTTAAGTGTTTTGCAAGATCAAATTTCAAAGATCTGCGTGTCAAAACATGTTGCATCCACGTGGCATCCTTGTGAGAACCCAAAGTCCTCAACTACATCTGAGGATGAATCTGAGGATATTCAGATAAATTTTAGGAAACTGCTACAACTTTATGACTCCATACCAAGGCGTGTTCTGGCTACAAAAGGTTACGACAAGTGCGCTGAAAAG GATAAAGTTGCTTTTGTTTCAGCATACGGGATTCACCAGCTGCATATATTCATCTTTGTGTTAGCAATATTTCATATCCTACAGTGCATTATAACACTGGGTTTGGGAAGAACCAAG ATGAGAAAGTGGAGGGCATGGGAAAATGAAACCAAGACCATTGAATATCAATTTTACAACG ATCCTGAGAGGTTCAGATTTGCAAGGGACACAACATTTGGAAGAAGACACTTGAATCCTTGGAGTCAGTCAACAATTTCCTTATCCATT GTTAGCTTCTTCCGACAATTCTTTGGATCAGTCAACAAAGTGGACTATTTAACATTACGACATGGATTCATCAGG GCGCATCTGGCACCGGGAAGTGATGCAAGATTTGATTTCCAAAAGTACATCGAAAGATCACTTGAAGAGGATTTTAAAACTGTTGTGGGAATAAG CCCAGTCATATGGTTCTTTGCGGTGCTATTCCTTCTGACAAATACTCATG GATGGTATTCTTATTATTGGCTTCCATTCATCCCATTTGTT ATAATCTTAATAGTGGGTGCTAAACTTCAAATGATAATAACAAAGATGGGACTGAGGATTACAGACAGAGGAGAAGTTGTCAAAGGTGCACCTCTGGTTGAACCAGGAGATGACCTCTTCTGGTTCAACCGTCCACGCCTCCTCCTCTTTTTGATTCATCTCGTGCTTTTCCAG AATGCTTTTCAACTGGCATTTTTCTCTTGGAGTACT TATGAATTCTCCCTACACTCTTGCTTCCACGAAACAACTGCAGATATTGTCATTAGACTTACAATGGG GGTTATCATACAAGTTTTATGCAGCTATGTGACACTACCTCTATATGCTCTAGTCACACAG ATGGGTTCAACCATGAAACCTACCATCTTCAATCAGAGAGTGGCATCAGCACTGAAGAACTGGCACAACACGGCCAAAAAGCAAGTAAAAAACAGTAAGCCAACCACACCATTCTCAAGCAGGCCATCAACGCCAACCTATGGTATGTCTCCTATGCATCTGCTGCAAAAACACCTTGCTGGTAGAAGTGATAGTGCACAAACATCTCCTAGGACATCCAACTATGAAAATGAACAATGGGATATTGAAGGCTCACCTTCCAAAAGCAACCATGCAGCTGGTGAAGAAACTCAAATGCAAGTAATGGAGTCAGGCTCAAGCTCAGTCCCAGAATTGCCTACAAGCTCTCAGCTTGAAATCAGAGTTAGTTCATCAGAGTTTTCCTTTGAGAAGAGACATCATGGTGCAGAGACGAGAAGTGAAGATGATAGTTTTTATTAA
- the LOC108344690 gene encoding MLO-like protein 6 isoform X4: protein MSSKVYERTLEETPTWAVAVVCFVLLAVSIAIEHLIHGIGKWFKKKQKNALFEALEKVKGELMVLGFISLLLSVLQDQISKICVSKHVASTWHPCENPKSSTTSEDESEDIQINFRKLLQLYDSIPRRVLATKGYDKCAEKDKVAFVSAYGIHQLHIFIFVLAIFHILQCIITLGLGRTKMRKWRAWENETKTIEYQFYNDPERFRFARDTTFGRRHLNPWSQSTISLSIVSFFRQFFGSVNKVDYLTLRHGFIRAHLAPGSDARFDFQKYIERSLEEDFKTVVGISPVIWFFAVLFLLTNTHGWYSYYWLPFIPFVIILIVGAKLQMIITKMGLRITDRGEVVKGAPLVEPGDDLFWFNRPRLLLFLIHLVLFQNAFQLAFFSWSTYEFSLHSCFHETTADIVIRLTMGVIIQVLCSYVTLPLYALVTQMGSTMKPTIFNQRVASALKNWHNTAKKQVKNSKPTTPFSSRPSTPTYGMSPMHLLQKHLAGRSDSAQTSPRTSNYENEQWDIEGSPSKSNHAAGEETQMQVMESGSSSVPELPTSSQLEIRSHLENEA from the exons ATGTCATCCAAAGTTTATGAGCGAACTCTTGAGGAAACTCCAACATGGGCTGTTGCAGTTGTGTGTTTTGTGCTGCTTGCTGTTTCAATCGCCATAGAACATCTTATTCATGGTATTGGAAAG TGGttcaagaagaaacaaaaaaatgctCTATTCGAAGCGTTGGAGAAGGTCAAAGGAG AGCTTATGGTGCTAGGATTCATATCCTTGCTCTTAAGTGTTTTGCAAGATCAAATTTCAAAGATCTGCGTGTCAAAACATGTTGCATCCACGTGGCATCCTTGTGAGAACCCAAAGTCCTCAACTACATCTGAGGATGAATCTGAGGATATTCAGATAAATTTTAGGAAACTGCTACAACTTTATGACTCCATACCAAGGCGTGTTCTGGCTACAAAAGGTTACGACAAGTGCGCTGAAAAG GATAAAGTTGCTTTTGTTTCAGCATACGGGATTCACCAGCTGCATATATTCATCTTTGTGTTAGCAATATTTCATATCCTACAGTGCATTATAACACTGGGTTTGGGAAGAACCAAG ATGAGAAAGTGGAGGGCATGGGAAAATGAAACCAAGACCATTGAATATCAATTTTACAACG ATCCTGAGAGGTTCAGATTTGCAAGGGACACAACATTTGGAAGAAGACACTTGAATCCTTGGAGTCAGTCAACAATTTCCTTATCCATT GTTAGCTTCTTCCGACAATTCTTTGGATCAGTCAACAAAGTGGACTATTTAACATTACGACATGGATTCATCAGG GCGCATCTGGCACCGGGAAGTGATGCAAGATTTGATTTCCAAAAGTACATCGAAAGATCACTTGAAGAGGATTTTAAAACTGTTGTGGGAATAAG CCCAGTCATATGGTTCTTTGCGGTGCTATTCCTTCTGACAAATACTCATG GATGGTATTCTTATTATTGGCTTCCATTCATCCCATTTGTT ATAATCTTAATAGTGGGTGCTAAACTTCAAATGATAATAACAAAGATGGGACTGAGGATTACAGACAGAGGAGAAGTTGTCAAAGGTGCACCTCTGGTTGAACCAGGAGATGACCTCTTCTGGTTCAACCGTCCACGCCTCCTCCTCTTTTTGATTCATCTCGTGCTTTTCCAG AATGCTTTTCAACTGGCATTTTTCTCTTGGAGTACT TATGAATTCTCCCTACACTCTTGCTTCCACGAAACAACTGCAGATATTGTCATTAGACTTACAATGGG GGTTATCATACAAGTTTTATGCAGCTATGTGACACTACCTCTATATGCTCTAGTCACACAG ATGGGTTCAACCATGAAACCTACCATCTTCAATCAGAGAGTGGCATCAGCACTGAAGAACTGGCACAACACGGCCAAAAAGCAAGTAAAAAACAGTAAGCCAACCACACCATTCTCAAGCAGGCCATCAACGCCAACCTATGGTATGTCTCCTATGCATCTGCTGCAAAAACACCTTGCTGGTAGAAGTGATAGTGCACAAACATCTCCTAGGACATCCAACTATGAAAATGAACAATGGGATATTGAAGGCTCACCTTCCAAAAGCAACCATGCAGCTGGTGAAGAAACTCAAATGCAAGTAATGGAGTCAGGCTCAAGCTCAGTCCCAGAATTGCCTACAAGCTCTCAGCTTGAAATCAGA AGTCATTTGGAGAATGAGGCATAA
- the LOC108344690 gene encoding MLO-like protein 6 isoform X2 — protein MSSKVYERTLEETPTWAVAVVCFVLLAVSIAIEHLIHGIGKWFKKKQKNALFEALEKVKGELMVLGFISLLLSVLQDQISKICVSKHVASTWHPCENPKSSTTSEDESEDIQINFRKLLQLYDSIPRRVLATKGYDKCAEKDKVAFVSAYGIHQLHIFIFVLAIFHILQCIITLGLGRTKMRKWRAWENETKTIEYQFYNDPERFRFARDTTFGRRHLNPWSQSTISLSIVSFFRQFFGSVNKVDYLTLRHGFIRAHLAPGSDARFDFQKYIERSLEEDFKTVVGISPVIWFFAVLFLLTNTHGWYSYYWLPFIPFVIILIVGAKLQMIITKMGLRITDRGEVVKGAPLVEPGDDLFWFNRPRLLLFLIHLVLFQNAFQLAFFSWSTYEFSLHSCFHETTADIVIRLTMGVIIQVLCSYVTLPLYALVTQMGSTMKPTIFNQRVASALKNWHNTAKKQVKNSKPTTPFSSRPSTPTYGMSPMHLLQKHLAGRSDSAQTSPRTSNYENEQWDIEGSPSKSNHAAGEETQMQVMESGSSSVPELPTSSQLEIRVSSSEFSFEKRHHGAETRKSFGE, from the exons ATGTCATCCAAAGTTTATGAGCGAACTCTTGAGGAAACTCCAACATGGGCTGTTGCAGTTGTGTGTTTTGTGCTGCTTGCTGTTTCAATCGCCATAGAACATCTTATTCATGGTATTGGAAAG TGGttcaagaagaaacaaaaaaatgctCTATTCGAAGCGTTGGAGAAGGTCAAAGGAG AGCTTATGGTGCTAGGATTCATATCCTTGCTCTTAAGTGTTTTGCAAGATCAAATTTCAAAGATCTGCGTGTCAAAACATGTTGCATCCACGTGGCATCCTTGTGAGAACCCAAAGTCCTCAACTACATCTGAGGATGAATCTGAGGATATTCAGATAAATTTTAGGAAACTGCTACAACTTTATGACTCCATACCAAGGCGTGTTCTGGCTACAAAAGGTTACGACAAGTGCGCTGAAAAG GATAAAGTTGCTTTTGTTTCAGCATACGGGATTCACCAGCTGCATATATTCATCTTTGTGTTAGCAATATTTCATATCCTACAGTGCATTATAACACTGGGTTTGGGAAGAACCAAG ATGAGAAAGTGGAGGGCATGGGAAAATGAAACCAAGACCATTGAATATCAATTTTACAACG ATCCTGAGAGGTTCAGATTTGCAAGGGACACAACATTTGGAAGAAGACACTTGAATCCTTGGAGTCAGTCAACAATTTCCTTATCCATT GTTAGCTTCTTCCGACAATTCTTTGGATCAGTCAACAAAGTGGACTATTTAACATTACGACATGGATTCATCAGG GCGCATCTGGCACCGGGAAGTGATGCAAGATTTGATTTCCAAAAGTACATCGAAAGATCACTTGAAGAGGATTTTAAAACTGTTGTGGGAATAAG CCCAGTCATATGGTTCTTTGCGGTGCTATTCCTTCTGACAAATACTCATG GATGGTATTCTTATTATTGGCTTCCATTCATCCCATTTGTT ATAATCTTAATAGTGGGTGCTAAACTTCAAATGATAATAACAAAGATGGGACTGAGGATTACAGACAGAGGAGAAGTTGTCAAAGGTGCACCTCTGGTTGAACCAGGAGATGACCTCTTCTGGTTCAACCGTCCACGCCTCCTCCTCTTTTTGATTCATCTCGTGCTTTTCCAG AATGCTTTTCAACTGGCATTTTTCTCTTGGAGTACT TATGAATTCTCCCTACACTCTTGCTTCCACGAAACAACTGCAGATATTGTCATTAGACTTACAATGGG GGTTATCATACAAGTTTTATGCAGCTATGTGACACTACCTCTATATGCTCTAGTCACACAG ATGGGTTCAACCATGAAACCTACCATCTTCAATCAGAGAGTGGCATCAGCACTGAAGAACTGGCACAACACGGCCAAAAAGCAAGTAAAAAACAGTAAGCCAACCACACCATTCTCAAGCAGGCCATCAACGCCAACCTATGGTATGTCTCCTATGCATCTGCTGCAAAAACACCTTGCTGGTAGAAGTGATAGTGCACAAACATCTCCTAGGACATCCAACTATGAAAATGAACAATGGGATATTGAAGGCTCACCTTCCAAAAGCAACCATGCAGCTGGTGAAGAAACTCAAATGCAAGTAATGGAGTCAGGCTCAAGCTCAGTCCCAGAATTGCCTACAAGCTCTCAGCTTGAAATCAGAGTTAGTTCATCAGAGTTTTCCTTTGAGAAGAGACATCATGGTGCAGAGACGAGAA AGTCATTTGGAGAATGA
- the LOC108344690 gene encoding MLO-like protein 6 isoform X3, whose translation MSSKVYERTLEETPTWAVAVVCFVLLAVSIAIEHLIHGIGKWFKKKQKNALFEALEKVKGELMVLGFISLLLSVLQDQISKICVSKHVASTWHPCENPKSSTTSEDESEDIQINFRKLLQLYDSIPRRVLATKGYDKCAEKDKVAFVSAYGIHQLHIFIFVLAIFHILQCIITLGLGRTKMRKWRAWENETKTIEYQFYNDPERFRFARDTTFGRRHLNPWSQSTISLSIVSFFRQFFGSVNKVDYLTLRHGFIRAHLAPGSDARFDFQKYIERSLEEDFKTVVGISPVIWFFAVLFLLTNTHGWYSYYWLPFIPFVIILIVGAKLQMIITKMGLRITDRGEVVKGAPLVEPGDDLFWFNRPRLLLFLIHLVLFQNAFQLAFFSWSTYEFSLHSCFHETTADIVIRLTMGVIIQVLCSYVTLPLYALVTQMGSTMKPTIFNQRVASALKNWHNTAKKQVKNSKPTTPFSSRPSTPTYGMSPMHLLQKHLAGRSDSAQTSPRTSNYENEQWDIEGSPSKSNHAAGEETQMQVMESGSSSVPELPTSSQLEIRVSSSEFSFEKRHHESFGE comes from the exons ATGTCATCCAAAGTTTATGAGCGAACTCTTGAGGAAACTCCAACATGGGCTGTTGCAGTTGTGTGTTTTGTGCTGCTTGCTGTTTCAATCGCCATAGAACATCTTATTCATGGTATTGGAAAG TGGttcaagaagaaacaaaaaaatgctCTATTCGAAGCGTTGGAGAAGGTCAAAGGAG AGCTTATGGTGCTAGGATTCATATCCTTGCTCTTAAGTGTTTTGCAAGATCAAATTTCAAAGATCTGCGTGTCAAAACATGTTGCATCCACGTGGCATCCTTGTGAGAACCCAAAGTCCTCAACTACATCTGAGGATGAATCTGAGGATATTCAGATAAATTTTAGGAAACTGCTACAACTTTATGACTCCATACCAAGGCGTGTTCTGGCTACAAAAGGTTACGACAAGTGCGCTGAAAAG GATAAAGTTGCTTTTGTTTCAGCATACGGGATTCACCAGCTGCATATATTCATCTTTGTGTTAGCAATATTTCATATCCTACAGTGCATTATAACACTGGGTTTGGGAAGAACCAAG ATGAGAAAGTGGAGGGCATGGGAAAATGAAACCAAGACCATTGAATATCAATTTTACAACG ATCCTGAGAGGTTCAGATTTGCAAGGGACACAACATTTGGAAGAAGACACTTGAATCCTTGGAGTCAGTCAACAATTTCCTTATCCATT GTTAGCTTCTTCCGACAATTCTTTGGATCAGTCAACAAAGTGGACTATTTAACATTACGACATGGATTCATCAGG GCGCATCTGGCACCGGGAAGTGATGCAAGATTTGATTTCCAAAAGTACATCGAAAGATCACTTGAAGAGGATTTTAAAACTGTTGTGGGAATAAG CCCAGTCATATGGTTCTTTGCGGTGCTATTCCTTCTGACAAATACTCATG GATGGTATTCTTATTATTGGCTTCCATTCATCCCATTTGTT ATAATCTTAATAGTGGGTGCTAAACTTCAAATGATAATAACAAAGATGGGACTGAGGATTACAGACAGAGGAGAAGTTGTCAAAGGTGCACCTCTGGTTGAACCAGGAGATGACCTCTTCTGGTTCAACCGTCCACGCCTCCTCCTCTTTTTGATTCATCTCGTGCTTTTCCAG AATGCTTTTCAACTGGCATTTTTCTCTTGGAGTACT TATGAATTCTCCCTACACTCTTGCTTCCACGAAACAACTGCAGATATTGTCATTAGACTTACAATGGG GGTTATCATACAAGTTTTATGCAGCTATGTGACACTACCTCTATATGCTCTAGTCACACAG ATGGGTTCAACCATGAAACCTACCATCTTCAATCAGAGAGTGGCATCAGCACTGAAGAACTGGCACAACACGGCCAAAAAGCAAGTAAAAAACAGTAAGCCAACCACACCATTCTCAAGCAGGCCATCAACGCCAACCTATGGTATGTCTCCTATGCATCTGCTGCAAAAACACCTTGCTGGTAGAAGTGATAGTGCACAAACATCTCCTAGGACATCCAACTATGAAAATGAACAATGGGATATTGAAGGCTCACCTTCCAAAAGCAACCATGCAGCTGGTGAAGAAACTCAAATGCAAGTAATGGAGTCAGGCTCAAGCTCAGTCCCAGAATTGCCTACAAGCTCTCAGCTTGAAATCAGAGTTAGTTCATCAGAGTTTTCCTTTGAGAAGAGACATCATG AGTCATTTGGAGAATGA
- the LOC108345754 gene encoding rhomboid-like protein 19 isoform X1 — protein sequence MQGPCGGAGLRSHCGSVFPFSCYLLRSYSRQLGELLLDLSRRRFTGKIQTPMRSEPNHIRTIPFAWNLITSGYVEQSIYGVVISTLGLLFIGKLLEPIWGSREFFKFIFVVNLLTSICVFITAIALYYITRLETYLYMPLSGFHGVISGFLVGIKQIIPDQELPFIKIKTKWLPSITLLLYIAISFWTLEATTYLPTIISGTYISWIYLRYWQRKPEAKLRGDPSEDFAFSTFFPEFLRPVIDPIASIFHRMLCGRSNTSNNGQGYNLESEPLPGSDSIEASRRRERGARALEERLAAERLAAARRELQREAEENV from the exons ATGCAAGGGCCTTGCGGTGGTGCTGGTTTGCGGTCACATTGCGGTTCAGTTTTTCCCTTCAGCTGTTACCTACTTCGCTCTTATTCCCGCCAG TTGGGTGAGTTGTTGTTGgatctatcgaggaggaggttcactGGAAAAatacaaacaccaatgagatcTGAACCCAACCACATAAG GACAATCCCATTTGCCTGGAATCTCATTACTTCTGGTTATGTTGAACAATCTATATATGGG gTAGTGATCAGCACATTGGGTCTCCTGTTTATTGGAAAGCTGCTTGAACCAATATGGGGCTCCAGGGAATTCTTTAAATTCATCTTTGTGGTTAATCTTCTAACTTCAATATGTGTATTCATCACTGCCATTGCCTTATACTACATTACAAGGCTGGAGACTTACCT TTACATGCCGCTCTCTGGATTTCATGGAGTTATATCTGGTTTCTTGGTTGGCATCAAGCAAATTATACCGGATCAAGAGCTTCCTTTCATCAAGATAAAAACAAAG TGGTTGCCATCTATCACTTTATTGCTTTACATTGCTATTAGCTTCTGGACACTAGAGGCTACAACATATCTTCCTACGATTATATCTGGCACATATATAAGCTGGATTTACCTTAGATACTGGCAGAGGAAACCAGAAGCAAAACTTAGAGGTGACCCAAGTGAGGATTTTGCTTTCTCCACATTTTTCCCCGAATTTTTAAG ACCAGTTATAGATCCTATTGCATCAATTTTTCACCGAATGCTCTGCGGAAGATCTAATACTTCTAATAATGGGCAAGGCTACAATCTGGAAAGTGAGCCTTTACCAGGTTCAGATTCAATTGAGGCTTCTAGGAGAAG AGAAAGAGGTGCTCGAGCACTGGAAGAACGATTGGCTGCTGAGAGGTTGGCTGCTGCACGACGTGAATTACAAAGGGAAGCTGAGGAAAATGTATAA
- the LOC108345754 gene encoding rhomboid-like protein 19 isoform X2 → MSTPAISGGTGFFTGFTRLCKGLAVVLVCGHIAVQFFPSAVTYFALIPARTIPFAWNLITSGYVEQSIYGVVISTLGLLFIGKLLEPIWGSREFFKFIFVVNLLTSICVFITAIALYYITRLETYLYMPLSGFHGVISGFLVGIKQIIPDQELPFIKIKTKWLPSITLLLYIAISFWTLEATTYLPTIISGTYISWIYLRYWQRKPEAKLRGDPSEDFAFSTFFPEFLRPVIDPIASIFHRMLCGRSNTSNNGQGYNLESEPLPGSDSIEASRRRERGARALEERLAAERLAAARRELQREAEENV, encoded by the exons ATGAGCACGCCAGCGATTTCAGGG GGCACGGGCTTCTTCACCGGGTTCACTCGGTTATGCAAGGGCCTTGCGGTGGTGCTGGTTTGCGGTCACATTGCGGTTCAGTTTTTCCCTTCAGCTGTTACCTACTTCGCTCTTATTCCCGCCAG GACAATCCCATTTGCCTGGAATCTCATTACTTCTGGTTATGTTGAACAATCTATATATGGG gTAGTGATCAGCACATTGGGTCTCCTGTTTATTGGAAAGCTGCTTGAACCAATATGGGGCTCCAGGGAATTCTTTAAATTCATCTTTGTGGTTAATCTTCTAACTTCAATATGTGTATTCATCACTGCCATTGCCTTATACTACATTACAAGGCTGGAGACTTACCT TTACATGCCGCTCTCTGGATTTCATGGAGTTATATCTGGTTTCTTGGTTGGCATCAAGCAAATTATACCGGATCAAGAGCTTCCTTTCATCAAGATAAAAACAAAG TGGTTGCCATCTATCACTTTATTGCTTTACATTGCTATTAGCTTCTGGACACTAGAGGCTACAACATATCTTCCTACGATTATATCTGGCACATATATAAGCTGGATTTACCTTAGATACTGGCAGAGGAAACCAGAAGCAAAACTTAGAGGTGACCCAAGTGAGGATTTTGCTTTCTCCACATTTTTCCCCGAATTTTTAAG ACCAGTTATAGATCCTATTGCATCAATTTTTCACCGAATGCTCTGCGGAAGATCTAATACTTCTAATAATGGGCAAGGCTACAATCTGGAAAGTGAGCCTTTACCAGGTTCAGATTCAATTGAGGCTTCTAGGAGAAG AGAAAGAGGTGCTCGAGCACTGGAAGAACGATTGGCTGCTGAGAGGTTGGCTGCTGCACGACGTGAATTACAAAGGGAAGCTGAGGAAAATGTATAA